A genomic region of Halichondria panicea chromosome 5, odHalPani1.1, whole genome shotgun sequence contains the following coding sequences:
- the LOC135336252 gene encoding uncharacterized protein LOC135336252, which produces MSSFYNKVTKQWLTKTVCDGRPGLEVQQDCNTDDETLEQTEDTDIDAESNCTRSTANLGDEDRVFFDATDSSDCDDDNELHDIRLEEVWTSDDDSETDVHVPQGCQMVSQPVYYFLLLLLFWKAAFRVSASSTVFIVKCIKYFVKLLGSTYNCAKIVEASEQIPVTLMSVEKIIGLEKKCFIEYVVCPQCSVIYEFSDCVRTLANGKTESKTCRHVATPNHPHVRKRKACGALLLKQQRRHKKCILAPIKVYPYRSLKKSLCHILSKPDYIEKCEQWRSRMAVLANDILADIYDGQVWKQFTEVELNRFLDTPHSYLLTMNVDWFQPYKRSIYSTGAIYLTLQNLPREDTRM; this is translated from the exons ATGTCTAGTTTTTACAATAAAGTTACCAAGCAATGGCTTACTAAGACTGTTTGTGATGGCAGGCCTGGTCTAGAAGTGCAGCAAGACTGTAACACTGATGATGAGACTCTTGAACAGACAGAAGATACTGATATTGATGCAG AGTCCAACTGTACCCGTTCAACAGCCAACTTGGGTGACGAGGATAGGGTATTCTTTGATGCCACAGATTCTTCAGATTGTGATGATGACAATGAACTACAT GATATAAGGCTGGAGGAAGTGTGGACTTCAGATGATGATTCAGAAACAGATGTACATGTTCCACAGGGATGTCAAATGGTATCACAACCTGTGTACTACTTTCTTCTGCTCCTGTTATTTTGGAAAGCAGCATTTAGAGTGTCAGCTTCTTCAACGGTGTTTATCGTAAAATGCATTAAGTACTTTGTCAAGCTCTTGGGTAGCACTTATAATTGTGCAAAAATTGTTGAAGCTTCGGAACAAATTCCTGTTACCTTAATGTCAGTTGAAAAAATCATTGGACTCGAGAAGAAATGTTTCATTGAATATGTAGTTTGCCCTCAGTGCAGTGTGATATATGAATTTAGTGATTGCGTTCGTACATTAGCAAATGGTAAAACAGAATCTAAAACATGTCGCCATGTTGCCACTCCAAATCATCCCCATGTAAGAAAGAGAAAAGCCTGTGGTGCGCTACTACTGAAACAGCAGAGAAGGCATAAAAAGTGTATTCTAGCACCAATCAAAGTTTACCCATATAGATCTCTCAAGAAAAGCTTATGCCACATTCTCAGTAAGCCAGATTACATCGAAAAATGCGAACAATGGAGGAGTCGAATGGCTGTCTTGGCCAATGATATTCTTGCTGATATCTATGATGGACAAGTGTGGAAACAATTTACTGAAGTTGAACTTAATCGATTTTTGGATACTCCACACTCATATTTGCTCACAATGAATGTCGACTGGTTTCAGCCCTACAAACGATCTATCTACTCAACAGGTGCAATATATCTAACACTTCAAAATCTACCACGAGAAGACACGAGAATGTGA
- the LOC135336256 gene encoding uncharacterized protein LOC135336256, translating to MVKKQTTDHDDKFNASEMYSSDQNQKVADFVIQQIKSEHEDKYTSHIIKRAVYRYFESRRRIYNDSQPMRLEKVKLNRKKGQRKAFQKRYLKRDQELSLWEEIDQNFMTEETESKGGDIVRRHKLPWRSEGNHVMLSLVIIIVRQELHYVGFGVTIRKMAINTYRLKQVSWPTGQES from the exons ATGGTCAAAAAACAAACCACTGATCACGATGACAAGTTTAATGCTTCTGAGAT gTACAGCAGTGATCAGAACCAAAAGGTAGCAGACTTTGTCATCCAACAGATAAAGAGCGAGCATGAAGACAAGTACACTTCTCACATTATAAAAC GTGCTGTTTATCGATACTTTGAGTCTCGGCGCAGGATATACAATGATAGTCAACCCATGCGGTTGGAGAAAGTGAAATTAAATAGGAAAAAAGGCCAGCGGAAAGCTTTTCAAAAAAGG TACCTCAAGCGTGATCAAGAACTTAGCCTATGGGAAGAAATTGATCAAAACTTTATGACAGAAGAAACAGAATCTAAAGGTGGAGATATTGTAAGGAGGCATAAACTGCCATGGAGATCAGAAGGTAATCATGTTATGCTGAGTTTGGTAATTATAATTGTCCGGCAAGAGTTGCATTATGTTGGGTTTGGAGTGACAATCAGAAAGATGGCTATTAATACATACAGACTTAAACAAGTTTCTTGGCCGACTGGACAAGAGAGCTGA